The following nucleotide sequence is from Ahniella affigens.
GGTCGCTGACAACGGCGCGTTTCGCTGCGCGCGGGGCTGCGATGGCGATGGGCAGAACGGCAATGGCAACGCCACAGCGCAGCTTTGGACAGCGACCGTTCAATTCCCCACAGCGGGCCAGTTCGGGTACTTCTGTGAGCCGCACGGTGCGCCCGGGCAAGGCATGTTCGGCGCCATTACCGTTCGCGGCCTACCGCCTCGGCCGGTTGCCGCAGGCGGCATTGGATCAGCGCTGGCGCTAGCGCTGATCGTGTTCTGGGTCGCGCTGATACGGCTCCGAGCACGCGGCTGACAGATTCCATCCATTCACGACAAGAATCCGAGATAGTTCGTCGCGGGGTTGTAATGACTCGACGCCGAGAAGTTGCTGAGGCTCGGGAAAATCAATGAAATGTCGCCGTGATCGAGCCCGAACCAGCGCGCGAGCGTTGCCGCGTACTGTTCGGTCGATGTCGTCGGAATCATGCGGCCGTT
It contains:
- a CDS encoding plastocyanin/azurin family copper-binding protein, which gives rise to MNQPVASEPCSLPLRQIVPLSLRLLLLGCLLLSLSAHATTWIVQVGGAGQAYNPQFLTIEPGDRVRFANIGGFHNVVADNGAFRCARGCDGDGQNGNGNATAQLWTATVQFPTAGQFGYFCEPHGAPGQGMFGAITVRGLPPRPVAAGGIGSALALALIVFWVALIRLRARG